The following is a genomic window from Verrucosispora sp. WMMD573.
GTCCGACGACCACCAGGGCAGGCGGTAGCGGTCGTAGCCGGGTCACGACTCGCCTCCCGGCATGTCGAGGGCTGCGGCGATCGCGTCGGCGAGTGTCGCGTACCTGGCCATCTCCGACTGCCCCACCACCCGGATCCGATCGACCTCCTCCGCCGTGGGCGCGACATCGATCGTCTGGTCCGCTGCGTCTGCCGCACCGCTGCCCGTCGGTGTAGGTCCGGCGATGGCTGCCCACCTCTCGTAGGCGGTTCGAAGGGCGTTGACGATCGCTGCCGCGTCCGCGCCCGAGCACAAGATTCGGACCGGCGGAACCGGCCTGTCGGTGACAACGATGTCGCGGCGGGGCTTGAGGTCACGGCGACGGACGTGCGCCCGGGTGCCGTCGGCCCGCGGTATCCCGTCGCGGTCCGGCTCGTACACCAGGGACTGGTTGCCGGCCCGCTTCGCGGTGTACATGGCAGCGTCGGCCTGGGCGAGGGCGTAGCGGGGACTGCCGCCGTCGCTTGCGGCCACGCCGACACTGGCCCGCGGCGCCGGCTCGTCAGCGTCCGGTGCAGTGAAGGCGGCACGGATCGCGTCAGCCAGCACGGCCGGGTCGGTGTGCGGGGCCACGACCACGAACTCGTCGCCGCCGGCACGAGCCACGACGGCGTCGGCCCGCACAGCGGTGGCCGCGGTGGTGAGCCGATCCGCGATCGCGGTGAGGTACCGGTCACCCGCCGCATGCCCACCGCCGTCGTTGACCTGGTGCAAACCGTCGGCGTCGGCCACCGCGACCGCCACAGGGGCGCGGTGTTCGGCGGCGGTAGCGAGGGCCCTCTCGACGACCGCCCGGGTGGGCAGGCCGGTGAGCGGATCGGTCAACGCCGCGGCGAGTTCCCGCCGCAGACTGTTCTCCCGGTCGGCGGCCGCAGCGAGACTGGCCCACAACCGCTCGTACTCGCTGCCCCACCTGTGCTGGTGGTGGCGGGCAAGCCGGACCAGCGCCACGGCGCCCGGCAGCGCCACCACCCCGGTGATGACGGCGGCTACCGCCGCGGCGGTGAACCGGCCGGTGGCGGCGAACGCGCCGGCCGGCCCGGCGGTGATGATGCTGGAGATGACGATGAGTGTGCCCGCCCTGGTCAGGCGGGGTTGGCGGTCTGGTCGCTGAGGAGGCAGCATTCAAGGGCTCCTTATGGCTGAGGAGCACCGGGGCGGACCGGCTCGGCGAAGGCAGGGCCCGCCCCGGGCCCACATGAAGCCGGCCCACCGATCAGGCGGGCTGGCCAGAGGTTGTCCGACGGCGAATCGGCCCGTGCACGGTCATCGGCCTACGGCGACACCGGCCGGCTCCCGGGGTTGGGCGAGATGGCCAGCGGGACCCGGTGAGGCGACGCCGGGCAGCGGAGCCGCCCGTCTGCTGACCCGCCGAAAGTGGTCGCGGGGTGGCGTCAGTCGCGGCAGCCCCGAACGCAGCCGTTCGGGTCGCACCCGAGGCCCGCGGCCATCGCGTGAGCATTTGCCGCAGGTGCGGATCGCCGATGGTGTCGGTGAACGCCAGCCGAACCCGTCGGCGAAGAACTTGACCTTGGGCGCCCCGTATATCGGGTAGTCGGCATCGTCGATGGCCGAGGCGAGATCGTCGCGGCCGAGCAGCCAAGCCAACTCGGCCAGCGTCTCGACTGAGCGGCTAACCGAGTTGCCGCGATGGTCGAGGATCATGTCGATCGCGAACTTCTAGGTACTGGTGGGCGTAGCCCTCGGCGTCGCTGTGCCGGCTCCACCGCAACTGGTCCCACCGCCCTGCGGTCATATTGGCGTCGAGGAACACGCGGGCGTGTGCGGGGTTTATCCGGTCGGGTGGGCGGCGATGGCGACCAGTGGAGTGCGCGAGGGCAGCTGGTCGATGTAGTCGTTGGCGGCGTGGAGATTGGCCAGTCGGTCGGACAACCGACCACTGCGAGTGGTGAGCCACATGCCGGTGGCAGTGGCGGTGGCATCGCCGGGAACCGCGGCGAGCGCGGCTGCGGTGCAGTAAGTGCTCAATCCGGCCTGTAGCGATTCGAGTCCGGTCGCCGGGATGGGGTGCTGCCGGTATGCGGCGTTGTAGGCGGTCATCGCCAGCACTCGGGGCTGCGCCAGGTACGCCTGTTGGGCGCGGCTGATCGGCCATGCGGCCGGGTCGGCACGATGCCGATCGAGAAACACCCACCAGGGTTGGGCATCGCGGGTGCCGGAAACGGTGGCGTGCCATTGCTGCCTCTGCCAGGCGGCGTACTCCGCGGCACGGCTGCGCATCAGACGCAGATCGAGCAGGCGAATCGGTCCGCCAGCGGCGTGTCCGCGCGAGCGGTGCACCAGTTTGCGGGTCAGTCGGCGGCGTGCCGGGAAACGGCCGACAGGGCCAGTGGGACGAAGGTGCCCCTGCGTGTGGACGCGGTCCGCGGCCGAGTCGGTCAGGGCGTCAGTGGTGATGTCGGGGTCGACAGTGACCACGATGGTCAAGGACGCGGACATGCGTCTACTCCACTCGAAGACAGAAATGGTCGGCGAGATGCGCCGCCGTCGAGGCTGTTGGCTGGATAGATCCATGGGTGGGCAACAGCGTTGGACGAAGCGACGGCGTGGAGAACGTGGGAGAGATTTGGTGGTGCGGGTGGGCGGGACGTCGCGGGAGGAGGTATCGCTGCCGACCGGCCGATGGGGCGGGTGGGCGGGTGCGGCTCCTGCCGCGACGGGCCGAGGCCCGAGGGGTGGGGCACGATGGAGAACTCAAAATAGGCCCTCACCGTAACCCGCCCACCCAACAGAAAACGATCATGCACTGATGTCGGTCAGATCTGATCTGACCAGGACTGTTGGCCACGTTGAGGGATGCCGTGACGGCTGGTTCGGCCAGTCGTGTTGGTTACTCGGATCGACTGTTGGCCAACACGCCCTGGCTATCGGGTCACGGTGAGGTGGTGCTGGGTTCCCTTCAGTGACGGCGCGGGGTCGTTGGGTTACGCAGTACGTGTGCCCGCGCAGGCTGTGCGGCGGGTCACGCGATTGCTGCAGGCCGCCGGACCGGCGAATGAGCATCTGAGACCCGGCTATGACGGACGAGATGGCTCTGCCGTAACTGGCCCCACCACGGGCTGACTGCCGTTACGCCCCTGACGACAATGTGGCTGCTGCGCCGAAAGCGCCGAGTTATGGTGCTCCGATGCAGGCGCATGCGGCCCGGCGGGCGACACAGGCAGCCATGTCGATTGCCTCGTCGCTTGGCCTGACCGCCGACGACGCCTCCGTCCTGCACAACTCGAACAAGCTCACCCTGCATCTGCAGCCCTGCGACGTGCTGGCACAGGTGGCGCCGGCGGCGCATCAGTGCGCCCAGCTCGAAGTGGACACCGCTAAGCGACTGTTCGAAGTCGGGAGCCCGGTGGCCGCGCTGGATGCGTCCGAGGTCTTCGTCTGGGACGACTACGTGGTCACTCTGTGGACCTACTACGAACCGGTGACTACTCAAGCGATCCCACCTGTGGACTACGCCAGAGCGCTTGAACGTCTGCACGCCGGAATGCGGCGGGTCGAGGTGCCCACCCCGCACTTTACGGACCGGGTTTCCGAGGCCCAAACGCTCGTGGCCGAGCACGATCGAACTCCGAACCTGACCGACGCGGACCGGACCTTTCTCGCCGGCACGTTGTACCGCCTGCGCCGAGCGGTCAGCGATAGCGGCCGGCCCGAACAGCTCCTGCACGGCGAACCTCACCCGGGCAACCTGCTCTCGAACCCGGTCGGTCTGCTCTTCATCGACTTCGAGACGTGCTGCCGGGGGCCGATCGAGTTCGACCTGGCCCACGCACCCGACGAGGTCGCAGACCTCTACCCGGGCGTCGACCATCACCTGCTCCGAGATTGCCGGACGCTCATGCTCGCGATGATCACCACGTGGCGCTGGGATCGTGACGACCAGTTCCCCGACGGCCACCGGCTGGGCATCGAGTGGCTGAGCGAACTCCGGAAGGCGACGGCTCGGTAAGTTACCGAGCTCTGTCATCGGCACGATCGCGTTCCTAGCTATGCCGTCCTCGGATGCCGGCTGCGATCATCGGACGGTTGGAGGTACGTGTCGCTGCGGTGCGCCCCGGTACACCCACTATGGTCGACGCCGTGTTGGCCGGCGTTCGGCTGAAGGCCGAATGGGTTGGACAGCCCGCTCAGCCCGGTGAGCTCGTCGATGTCGAACTCGACATCGACGACGTGCTGGAATGGGGGGACACGATCGCGATGGCCGACGCCGAATCCACGCTGCACGAAGGGCCACGACCTCCGCCTTGAGTTTGTTGATCTGGCGACGCAGTTCTTGATGTGCCTGCGCGAGCTGCAGGCTGAACGCGACTGCACATTCGCGGTCGTGGGAAGCCACTGTTGGCGGCCCTTCGGTTCCGCACCTCCATGCCTGACGCAGTCCGCCACTGGCACGCGATGCTGCCACTGTCCGATCATGAGGGTGGTGGAGCTGCACGTGTGGCAAAGGGGGGTGGTCGTCGACGTCTCGGGTTTGGACCGCAGAAGTTTAGAAACGCCACGGCCGCTGAACCAGTTGACTGAGGAATTCCCGACCTGCATCGGTGATGGGAACTCCTGAGTTTTTGATGTTCCATGCAACGACCTCAGGGCTCACGCCGTACTTTTCTGATAGGCGCTTAACAACACGCTTAGGCTTATCCGGCGACTGCTGGTACGTCTCACCGGCGACTTGCTGCGGTAGCAGGAATTCGGCGGCGAAGGCTCGGGCGCGGGCCTCCACTACCGTGGATTCTTGGCCACGCAGCACCTCTGCAATAGGAAGTGAACCGGCGCGGTCGAGCAGCAAATGGCAGAGTTCGTGCGCCGCAGTCGTTCGTCGTCCAGCACTACCCTGAGCATGAACTCCAAATGTATTGATAAGGACGCAAGGTCCACGTTTAGATCCCCACGCTGCGATGGCATCAACCGAGCGGATAGACTTTAGCTTGACATGCTTAACCAATACGCCATACTCTGTCAACATTCGCTCGGGATCGACCGGAGCGTCCAACGGTATGTCCAAAAATTTGCGAAGCCATCGAGCAGCCTCAAGTCCTTGATCAAAAGCGAAAACATGGCCGGCTATTTGCGTGGGCGCTACCTCGGATAGCCTGTCTAGGTCATCGGTAGCCGAGCCAGGGATAGGTCCGATGAGCGAGACAATTTCGGCGACGTGCTCAGGCGCAAGCCCGGCTGACATGCGCGCCGCTGCCAGCAGCTCGCTCTTGGACGGGTCTGGGTCTGCCAGTGAAAGACCGTCAAATTGAGCAAGCTCCCGGCGAAATTCCTCCGATGCTTCTTCAAT
Proteins encoded in this region:
- a CDS encoding GGDEF domain-containing protein, translated to MLPPQRPDRQPRLTRAGTLIVISSIITAGPAGAFAATGRFTAAAVAAVITGVVALPGAVALVRLARHHQHRWGSEYERLWASLAAAADRENSLRRELAAALTDPLTGLPTRAVVERALATAAEHRAPVAVAVADADGLHQVNDGGGHAAGDRYLTAIADRLTTAATAVRADAVVARAGGDEFVVVAPHTDPAVLADAIRAAFTAPDADEPAPRASVGVAASDGGSPRYALAQADAAMYTAKRAGNQSLVYEPDRDGIPRADGTRAHVRRRDLKPRRDIVVTDRPVPPVRILCSGADAAAIVNALRTAYERWAAIAGPTPTGSGAADAADQTIDVAPTAEEVDRIRVVGQSEMARYATLADAIAAALDMPGGES
- a CDS encoding phosphotransferase; the protein is MAAAPKAPSYGAPMQAHAARRATQAAMSIASSLGLTADDASVLHNSNKLTLHLQPCDVLAQVAPAAHQCAQLEVDTAKRLFEVGSPVAALDASEVFVWDDYVVTLWTYYEPVTTQAIPPVDYARALERLHAGMRRVEVPTPHFTDRVSEAQTLVAEHDRTPNLTDADRTFLAGTLYRLRRAVSDSGRPEQLLHGEPHPGNLLSNPVGLLFIDFETCCRGPIEFDLAHAPDEVADLYPGVDHHLLRDCRTLMLAMITTWRWDRDDQFPDGHRLGIEWLSELRKATAR